A window from Calliopsis andreniformis isolate RMS-2024a chromosome 5, iyCalAndr_principal, whole genome shotgun sequence encodes these proteins:
- the LOC143179847 gene encoding protein decapentaplegic: MRMLLPLRLVLVAAGLLLATTKANVHIHLHSDTAKHFISERDQAIAGMEASLLSLLGFTKRPKPQGPAYVPESLKNLFVKQNTIGMADIAKPGIHARSANTVRSFSHVETDLDHKFQSPNRFRLSFDLSSIPTEEKLQAAELSLSRVPILSEEDSTPKLGRILVYDILRPGTKGHKPPLLRLIDSKPIDTRKNGTVSLDVHPAVERWIKDPKNNHGLLVHVRGTKQEHIRLKRSVNERNDTWVVSRPMLFTYTDDGRYKMSSASQIMDRRARRAALRKNRRKDGRENCRRHPLYVDFADVGWNDWIVAPPGYDAFYCHGDCPFPLADHLNSTNHAIVQNLVYSTKPSMVPKACCVPTALSSISMLYLDEENKVVLKNYQDMAVLGCGCR; encoded by the exons ATGCGCATGTTGCTGCCACTGAGATTGGTTTTAGTCGCAGCAGGCTTGCTGCTGGCAACTACCAAAGCAAACGTTCATATCCACTTGCATTCTGACACTGCCAAACACTTCATCAGTGAACGTGACCAAGCAATTGCTGGAATGGAGGCTAGCCTTCTTTCGCTTCTTGGTTTCACAAAAAGGCCAAAGCCACAAGGACCAGCTTATGTTCCAGAATCATTAAAGAATCTTTTTGTTAAACAAAATACTATTggcatggctgatattgctaagcCAGGAATTCATGCAAGATCTGCTAATACAGTCCGCTCCTTTTCTCATGTTG AGACTGACCTGGATCATAAATTTCAGTCCCCAAATCGTTTTCGTCTCTCTTTTGACTTAAGCAGTATACCCACAGAGGAAAAGTTACAAGCTGCAGAATTGAGTCTTTCTCGTGTACCTATTTTAAGTGAAGAAGACTCCACCCCAAAGCTGGGTAGAATACTTGTATACGACATTTTACGTCCTGGTACAAAAGGACACAAGCCTCCACTGCTACGTTTAATTGATAGTAAACCAATAGATACTAGAAAAAATGGCACAGTTAGTTTGGATGTACATCCAGCTGTTGAGAGGTGGATAAAAGATCCCAAGAATAATCATGGGCTCTTGGTACATGTACGTGGAACCAAACAGGAGCATATACGTTTAAAAAGGAGTGTAAATGAAAGGAACGACACATGGGTTGTTAGCAGACCAATGTTATTTACATACACAGATGATGGCAG GTATAAAATGTCTTCTGCAAGTCAAATAATGGACCGTCGCGCTAGAAGAGCAGCACTTCGTAAGAATCGTCGAAAAGATGGCCGTGAGAATTGCAGACGACATCCGCTTTACGTTGACTTTGCGGATGTTGGTTGGAATGATTGGATTGTTGCCCCTCCTGGTTATGATGCTTTTTACTGTCACGGTGATTGCCCTTTCCCTCTGGCAGACCATTTAAACTCTACTAATCATGCGATCGTGCAAAATCTGGTTTATTCAACGAAGCCAAGCATGGTACCAAAAGCTTGCTGTGTACCTACTGCGCTAAGTTCAATATCCATGCTTTATCTTGATGAAGAGAATAAAGTGGTTTTGAAGAATTATCAGGACATGGCTGTTCTTGGATGTGGATGCCGTTGA
- the Pp4-19c gene encoding protein phosphatase 19C: protein MADCSDLDRQIEQLKKCEIIKESEVKALCAKAREILIEESNVQRVDSPVTVCGDIHGQFYDLKELFKVGGNVPETNYLFMGDFVDRGFYSVETFLLLLALKVRYPDRITLIRGNHESRQITQVYGFYDECLRKYGSITVWRYCTEIFDYLSLSAIIDGKIFCVHGGLSPSIQTLDQIRTIDRKQEVPHDGPMCDLLWSDPEDTQGWGVSPRGAGYLFGSDVVAQFNSANDINMICRAHQLVMEGYKWHFNETVLTVWSAPNYCYRCGNVAAILELNELLQREFTIFEAAPQESRGIPSKKPQADYFL, encoded by the exons ATGGCTGATTGTAGTGATTTGGATCGGCAGATAGAACAACTAAAGAAATGTGAAATCATCAAAGAATCTGAAGTTAAAGCTCTTTGTGCAAAGGCCCGTGAAATTCTCATTGAAGAAAGTAATGTTCAAAGAGTGGATTCTCCAGTGACT GTATGTGGAGATATTCATGGACAGTTCTATGATTTGAAAGAATTATTTAAAGTTGGCGGTAATGTTCCTGAGACGAATTATCTGTTCATGGGTGATTTTGTTGACAGAGGATTCTATAGTGTTGAAACATTCCTTTTACTTTTGGCATTAAAA GTCCGGTACCCTGACAGGATTACTTTAATAAGAGGAAATCACGAATCTCGACAAATTACACAAGTTTATGGCTTTTATGATGAATGCCTACGTAAATATGGCAGTATTACAGTTTGGCGATATTGTACCGAAATATTTGACTATTTATCTCTTTCTGctataatcgatggaaaaattttCTGTGTTCATGGGGGACTGTCTCCTAGTATACAAACCCTTGATCAAATAAGAACTATAGATAGAAAACAAGAA gttccacatgatggaccaATGTGTGATTTACTTTGGTCAGATCCTGAGGATACTCAGGGCTGGGGAGTTTCACCACGAGGAGCAGGTTATCTATTTGGAAGTGATGTTGTAGCACAGTTTAATTCTGCAAATGATATTAATATGATATGTAGAGCACATCAATTAGTTATGGAAGGTTACAAATGGCATTTTAATGAGACTGTTTTAACAGTTTGGTCAGCACCTAATTATTGCTACAG GTGCGGAAATGTAGCTGCAATATTAGAATTAAATGAACTCCTTCAACGAGAATTCACAATATTCGAAGCAGCGCCACAAGAAAGTCGAGGAATACCCAGTAAAAAACCTCAGGCTGATTACTTTTTATAA
- the Rcd5 gene encoding microspherule protein Rcd5 codes for MDIPTPSNVNHGFPHNTDGFLNIPLESTNLDPLSTKRRSSSRTIKRRKFDDELVETTFNLQPPATSTKSASRSRTISISTVPMESVPQQNVPSPIQVSTNISQSDRCNRRTSRPGGSNAPGRKNKKNKNHSHSVNATKDLGRWKPTDDLALITGVQQTNDLRMVHRGTKFSCRFTLQEIQQRWYALLYDSAVSRVAVQAMRNLHPELIASVQARTLYSKAEEDLLGTIKSTSQPTLEIFQELLEANAHTFYSARTAKALLAHWQLMKQYHLLPDQTAQSLPRGEHVLNFSDAEEMINDTELLEQKDELVDAELIAADRRSKREIKILENELSRWQVLVDSVTGVNPPDFDNQTLAILRGRLVRYLMRSREITVGRSTKDHNVDVDLTLEGPAWKVSRRQGTIRLRNNGDFFLSSEGKRPIFVDSRPILAGNKMKLNNNSVIEIAGLRFIFLINQDLISVIRQEAVKLNLKP; via the exons ATGGATATTCCAACTCCTTCGAACGTAAATCATGGATTTCCTCACAATACTGATGGATTTTTAAATATACCTCTTGAATCTACAAATTTGGATCCATTATCCACAAAACGTAGAag CTCTTCACGCACAATAAAACGCAGAAAATTTGATGATGAGCTTGTTGAAACAACGTTTAACTTACAACCACCAGCCACAAGTACAAAATCTGCCTCGAGATCCAGAACCATTTCAATTTCTACTGTTCCAATGGAATCTGTTCCACAACAAAATGTTCCTAGCCCTATTCAAGTTTCAACAAATATTTCTCAATCGGACAGATGTAATCGACGAACAAGCAGACCTGGAGGATCAAATGCGCCTGGGAGAAAaaacaaaaagaataaaaatcatTCACATTCGGTGAATGCAACAAAGGATTTAGGAAGGTGGAAACCTACAGATGATCTAGCATTAATCACTGGTGTACAACAAACAAATGATTTGAGAATG GTTCACAGAGGTACAAAATTTTCTTGTCGTTTCACATTGCAAGAAATACAGCAAAGATGGTACGCTTTGTTGTATGATAGTGCAGTTTCAAGAGTAGCAGTACAAGCTATGCGTAATTTACATCCTGAGCTAATTGCTAGTGTTCAAGCTAGGACATTATATAGTAAAGCAGAAGAGGATCTTCTTGGCACAATAAAATCG ACTTCTCAACCAACATTAGAAATCTTTCAAGAACTTCTTGAAGCAAATGCACATACATTTTATTCTGCTAGAACTGCAAAAGCTTTATTAGCTCATTGGCAGTTAATGAAACAGTATCATCTTCTTCCTGATCAAACTGCACAGAGTTTGCCACGGGGCGAACATGTTCTTAATTTTTCTGATGCAGAGGAAATGATCAATGATACAGAGCTGCTTGAACAAAAAGATGAGCTAGTGGATGCAGAACTTATTGCAGCTGATAGAAGGAGTaaaagagaaataaaaatattagaaaatgaaTTAAGTAGGTGGCAAGTTTTAGTCGACAGTGTAACAGGTGTAAATCCACCAGATTTTGACAATCAAACTTTAGCAATTCTTAGAGGAAGACTTGTTAGGTATTTAATGCGGTCACGTGAG ATTACCGTAGGCCGTTCGACGAAAGACCATAACGTGGACGTAGATTTAACATTAGAAGGACCAGCTTGGAAAGTTTCGCGAAGGCAAGGTACAATTCGATTAAGAAATAATGGAGACTTTTTTCTCTCATCAGAGGGGAAACGACCAATTTTTGTAGACAGTAGACCTATTCTTGCTGGAAATAAAATGAAACTTAACAACAATAGTGTAATTGAG ATTGCGGGTCTCAGattcatatttttaattaatcaagatcttatttctgttatacgtcaGGAAGCAGTGAAACTGAATTTGAAGCCATAA
- the Pgrp-s3 gene encoding peptidoglycan recognition protein S3 — MYWKILSIIFLFLHATIADEDQNCPKFVHWRRGTQSTNVNYLIIPIPYVIIHHTTSPECNTKAQCVARVENIYSYHVNDFGWTDIGYSFLIGGDGNVYEGTGWNKEGAHTYGYNKKSVGIAFIGNYQEKTASDKMLEAAHKLILCGKSQGILRDNVRVIGARQVGSTASPGFELYEQIQNWPEWVSNP, encoded by the exons ATGTATTGGAAAATATTATCGATTATCTTCCTCTTTCTTCATGCTACTATAGCAG atgAGGATCAAAATTGTCCAAAATTTGTTCATTGGAGACGTGGTACACAATCAACCAATGTCAATTACTTGATTATTCCAATTCCTTATGTTATAATTCATCACACTACCAGTCCAGAATGTAATACAAAGGCTCAATGTGTTGCCAGagttgaaaatatttattcttATCATGTAAATGACTTTGGATGGACTGACATTGGTTACTC GTTTCTGATTGGCGGTGATGGTAATGTGTATGAAGGTACTGGCTGGAATAAAGAAGGAGCTCAcacttatggatataataaaaaATCAGTTGGAATTGCCTTTATAGGAAATTATCAAG AGAAAACTGCTAGCGATAAAATGCTAGAAGCGGCACACAAATTAATACTTTGTGGCAAATCACAAGGAATACTTAGAGATAATGTTCGTGTAATAGGAGCTAGACAAGTTGGTAGCACTGCAAGTCCTGGCTTTGAGCTTTACGAGCAAATTCAAAACTGGCCTGAGTGGGTTTCCAATCCTTAA
- the Ubc2 gene encoding ubiquitin conjugating enzyme 2: MSSGAGSSGAGRGRGSSLADNKPESKEAKPNPKMSKALGTSAKRIQKELAEITLDPPPNCSAGPKGDNLYEWVSTILGPPGSVYEGGVFFLDIHFSPEYPFKPPKVTFRTRIYHCNINSQGVICLDILKDNWSPALTISKVLLSICSLLTDCNPADPLVGSIATQYLQNREEHDRIARLWTKRYAT, translated from the exons ATGTCATCGGGCGCAGGTTCAAGTGGAGCTGGACGGGGGCGTGGTTCATCACTGGCAGATAATAAGCCAGAGAGCAAAGAAGCGAAGCCAAATCCAAAGATGTCAAAAGCTTTAGGAACATCTGCCAAAAG GATACAGAAAGAGTTGGCAGAAATCACATTAGATCCACCGCCAAATTGCAG tgcAGGACCTAAGGGAGATAATTTATACGAATGGGTGTCAACTATACTTGGACCTCCAGGTTCAGTTTATGAAGGAGGAGTATTCTTCTTAGACATACATTTTTCTCCGGAATATCCCTTTAAACCTCCGAAG GTCACATTCCGAACTCGCATCTATCATTGTAACATAAACAGTCAAGGCGTAATTTGTCTGGATATATTAAAGGACAATTGGTCGCCTGCGCTCACCATTTCTAAGGTTCTATTATCCATTTGTTCACTTCTAACAGATTGCAATCcag CGGATCCCTTAGTGGGAAGTATAGCAACACAGTATCTACAAAATAGAGAAGAGCACGATCGTATAGCACGGCTTTGGACTAAGCGTTATGCCACATGA